The Brachyspira hyodysenteriae ATCC 27164 genome includes a window with the following:
- the deoC gene encoding deoxyribose-phosphate aldolase has product MDNLNKLIDHTILRPDATIDEIRKLCIEAKEYGFYSVCVNSAYVNVAYNFLLHSDVKVCSVVGFPLGAMMKEAKAYETKVAVDSGADEIDMVVNVGFLKSKKIDLFERDIKKVRDACHASVLKVIIETCLLTDEEKVLACKIAKECGANFVKTSTGFSTGGATEHDVKLMREAVGKEMGVKASGGIKTYEDAIKMVEAGANRLGTSSGIAIMKSALK; this is encoded by the coding sequence ATGGATAATCTTAATAAATTAATAGACCATACTATTTTAAGACCTGATGCCACAATAGATGAGATAAGAAAGCTATGTATAGAAGCAAAAGAATATGGATTTTATTCTGTATGTGTAAATTCAGCTTATGTCAATGTAGCTTATAATTTTTTATTGCATTCAGATGTAAAAGTATGTTCTGTAGTAGGCTTTCCTTTGGGTGCTATGATGAAAGAGGCAAAAGCTTATGAAACAAAAGTTGCTGTTGATAGCGGAGCTGATGAAATAGATATGGTAGTAAATGTTGGTTTCTTAAAAAGTAAAAAAATAGATCTTTTTGAAAGAGATATAAAAAAAGTAAGAGATGCATGCCATGCTAGTGTATTAAAAGTAATTATAGAAACTTGTCTTTTAACAGATGAAGAAAAAGTATTAGCATGTAAAATAGCCAAAGAATGCGGAGCAAATTTTGTTAAAACTTCTACAGGATTTTCTACAGGCGGAGCAACAGAACATGATGTAAAACTTATGCGTGAGGCTGTAGGCAAAGAAATGGGAGTTAAAGCTTCAGGCGGTATAAAAACTTATGAAGATGCTATAAAAATGGTAGAGGCAGGTGCTAACAGACTTGGAACAAGCAGCGGAATAGCAATAATGAAATCTGC